The Gopherus flavomarginatus isolate rGopFla2 chromosome 4, rGopFla2.mat.asm, whole genome shotgun sequence genomic interval AATTCTGTATCAAAATCCTTCAACCCAATAACGAAGGTATACCTTTGTTTCAGGAAAAATAGGACCACCGACTCTGAATGTCTCAATTGAGAGAGACCAAATTAGGGTTGAGATTCACCCCCCACGCGCTGTTCGAAAATATAAGGACTTCACATACAAGGTGTTTCTTTGGTCCAGTGAAGAGCTGGTATGTTTTAAATTGAAAGTTTCAGATTGTATTTTGGCcttttttttacaaaaacacTTTGTTTTAGAAAGAGCATATATTGATAAATAATAGGTTTTTATTACCTTAATTTCTCTAGgatgtgtgtgtaattttctttaaacaatttaaaaactacTAATGATGCAAAAGGGAATCCCTGAAATGTTGAGCATGGAACCTTAACCATAGACCTGTCCTTTGAGCATCCATTGCAGTAATCTTTAATCATGGGTCACATGCCATTATTTCTGTATTAAATGTACCTTTTTGGACAGCTAAgccattttgggttttttttttcacgtCCCTCATTATGATGATTGAGAACCTTACATTGAATGGAGGGAGCTGTTCAGTATTGGCTTTTATCCTCATAGTTAAATGTGTTTGTCCACTAACTTGTTCACTGTATCCCACTTATCTTGTCCAAATAATCAGTCACCACTGTGGATTCAAAGTACATCCATTAATTTGTATGAATTTACTGCATGATAATGATACACAGAATTTGACCCCATATAAGGCAAGACTCAAATGTTCTTCCATACGTTGAGCTACCTCATTCACTGAACACCCTCCAGTCTGCTCTGCATGCTGAATGAAGCAGCGGCTCTCAGGGGAAATGTTTTTGTATGATCGAAAAATCTGTGCCAATGCAAAATTAGGAGATTAGTGTTTTTAAATGACCTAAAAATTACTTTATTCTATGTAACATCTACATCCTTAATTTCAAAATCAGTGCTCACCGGACAGTTTAAAGGCACATATCCAGTCTAGGGACCACCTCTGTGGAAGATTTAAAGTGTATATCCTTATCAACTAAGCcactaaagcagaggtgggcaaacgaCGGCCCTTCAGAAACTTTAATCTGGTCCTCGAGTTCCCTGCTCCCTCTAGCCGGGTAGCGGGGTCGGGGTCTTGCCACTGCTTTCGGGAGCCGTGCAGAGTGGGGCATGTCTCCTCTCTGGTTCCTAcccataggggcagccagggggctacACACgctacccccaccccaagtgctgcccctgcagctcccattggttgggaaccgcagccaatgggagctgcaggggtggctcttgcagacagggcagcgtgcagacgcctggccgcacctctgtgtaggagctggaagggggacatgctgctgtttctgggagctgcctgaggtaagtgtaACCCAGAGCCTGTCCCCCTAACTCCCTCtcatgccccaactccctgccccagccctgatttccccctcctgccctccgaacccctcagtcccagcccggagcaccctcctgcacccccaactcctcAGCCCGactccagtgccctccccccacccactcccagccagagccttcatacCATCCCGCATCCCAAACCCAAATTTTGTGAGCGTTCATGGCCCAGCATACAATTTctgtacccagatgtggccctcaggccaaaaagttggcCCACACCTGTACTAAagcaatacaaaaaaaatcttgcaacgcttttttaaatagtaaatGAGAGCTTTGCTCTCAAAAAATGCTAAGCCATTTatgctcagattttttttttttttttttttttttttttttaaaggaagtttatCTCTAGGTGGAAACCAGTTCAGTCTAACAGGGGAATGTTTCTCagtttataagcaactgaaagagCCTTAGAATGGAAATGTTTAAGCAATATTAGCTATTCTATCCCATCTGTAATTACTTCATATTTTGCAAACTGGCTCAATTCAGAATTGGATTTCTGTAAGTCCTCAAGGGATTTCAAAAATTGTGTTCAAAATATTGGTAACTTTATATGTGTCCACTTTACTCCTTGAAACATGCTTTAATGTTGAAGGAGTGATTTCCAAGATATTGCGCTCTCTCTTTTGCTCAGTTAGGATGGTGGGTGAGTCCCTGGGAGGGAGATGAGGAAACAGGCCTGTTTCATCATAGGCTAACATTTTCataagcacctaagtcccattttcaaaagtgagttagGAGTGTAAATGGTGTTTGAACATCAATGGGATTTAAGAGCCTAAGTTATTTAGATGCTCTTGAAAATTTAACCCATGGTCTAATATGAGTTCTTAATAATGCTAGAAGTTAGAGCTGTTGCCTTGCAAATAGCTGTTAGCTGAGATGTACAGCTTTTGCAGTGCACAAAGATGCAGGTCTGACACCCAGCACTTTAAAAGTTCTGGCACTGTAAGGTGACAATACTATCTTTACATATTGAGTCAATATTGTAAGTTCAAAATAATTAAGGGCCTGAATCTAAgtttactttttctttcagaTTGAAGAGCATGAAGCAGGACCATGTAAGAAGCATTTATGTAGCATAGACATTCCGTTTTTTTCTACTGGTTCCACCTACTGTGTTTCAGCTCGAGGACGTTCATCGATTGTTTCAGATCGAGGATTTTCCCAATCCAATAAAAGTTGCATTCGTGTTCCTTTAAAACAGCCACTAGGTAAAGTAATATATAAAAATCTGATCCATATTTCTGAAGACTTAACTGGTATTGTATTAACATTGTCCAGCAGTCGTATGGCTGTCATTTTCTACTTGATTGGTACCAGAATTTGTTTCAGTTGCAGCTAGACAGTTGTGTAATTTACTGAATAAAAAATAGATCATTAAATTAGTTGTTGGAAGACACACATTGGAATTGCACAACTGATATTCAGTTGAAATTTATGACCAATAAAATTGTGTAGGATTTCCTGGGCTTAAGGTAACCAACCGTAAGCTTGTGATTAAAAATATAAAGcaagtgtcttttttttcccttcctgaaCTTGCTTGGTTTAATGAAAAATGAGGGAGGATGGCTAATCTTCCTTAGTGTTTTCTCAGCTCTGGGTTCTGAATTTTCCGGCCTTTGGGATTCTCTCATTTATAACTCCTGGGGTAGCCCCATCCTCGTCATTATACCAAACTAGGGCACACCTGTACTGGAACAGGAGAGCTGGGCCCAATTCTATTTAAGGGACCAACTCCACTGTTACCCCTATGTCTGTAATCAGTAGTTTTACAATTCTTATGTTTCGGAGCacttagttttttaaaaatatcaagttaTTTATCCACATCGAATCTCTCTAAAGAGCAGAAAAAGCTATAATTTGCTCatgcatttcttgacttcttcataatttaaaaaaaaaaccctaaagctGTTCTTAAATGTGTGGTTTGGGCCAAGAGAATTTTTTAATTCCAAACTATACACTCAATTGTGAAAACCCTAATTTGTGGATTAAGTCACTCTAAAGATCCATTTCTGTTTTAAGATTTTTGTGAACATCAAAGCAATGTCCTGTTTTCCAAACCTCTCACTCTATTTTTCTCTTACTTTCTAGACTTAAAAAATATTATAATAGgtgttgctgttttcattggACTTGGACTGATTTTGGCCATGTATTGTCTTTGCAAGCAACTAAAGAAGAGAAAAATTGAACTGCCCAAGTCTTTGGTAAGTCTACAGTACTGTTCAGTAGCACACTTGGTGTAAGTCTGTAATTGTATAGCACATTTTAATATCTAACAAGCTTAGTCTTACAGCTAGTATTTTTATTGAAATACCTAGTGGGCAACATGTAGGAGAAAACAGACATCAGTAAACAAAATTGCATACTGTATAGCCATAGTATTAACTAACTAAATAGCCTTTGTCACAATATCTGTATGGGTTCTTAAATTAAATCCTTTGCACTTGTTTCATCCTTCCACCATGATCTCATATGTGTTCTGAATCTATAAACCAGTAAGCTTTTTACTTCAACTAGATGCTTTGTATTTCCTTTAATACTAGACTTTCTCCTTACTAATGAGTTTACTCCAGTAGGCCAGGTCCAAGTACTTAGTTTTCATAAAATAATTAACTTGTGTCTTAATTGCACTTATTCTTAGGTTACTGGAGGTGCCCTTGTGATGGGAGGAGTGGTGCTTAAGTTTGTTATGGGAGTTGGACTCCTTGAATTGCTAAATTCTTTTTGAAGTCACTGAATCATATTTTATAAGGAACCTTTAGACCTATCTTCAGTAAATCTATCTGATGATATTAGTAAATCTCTGATTAGGAGAGGTGTTTATTTACCCTTCTACGTACTTGTTTTATGGCAAGAGAAATAGGTAGGTctatgggtatatctacactgcaattagacagctGTGATTGGCCCATGCCAGGTGACTCaggttaaggggctgtttaagtATGGTGTAGATAGTcaagagcctgggctctagcACCATACGAGTTTGGGAGAGTCATAGAGCTTGATCTGCACCCCAAGCCcatgtcagctggcacaggccagtccgaggtatctaattgcagtgtgGATATACCATGTGTACACACCAGGGCTTGCTTTGTTCAAAAACTAACTGCGGAGACTAAGTATTCTACTGTCAATTACAAAAGCCTTAGCTGCAAGAACCTCTCAGCATTTATAAAGAGAGCCTCTGTCACCATAGTTTCCATTGCTAACATGACTGTGTAATGTAGAGCAGTGTAAAGAACTATACTATAACATAACACTGCAAACTCAGAAGAAGTCAAgattagatgatgatgatgacagtgGTCTATTCTGAACATCTGTTAAGAACAACATCAAGATTAAGGCTCCCTTGCTCACTCATAGGCATAGTCTACTGTTAGAAAAAATTGTAGAGATCTTTGACGCTGGTGCTAAAATTTTGGAAACTGTAGGGTAGCCAGGATGCAGATGTTTTACCCATTATCACAGATGCACAATTTGTTCTCTTGTTGCTAATAGCTTTTACAGAATTTAATTTCAGTTTAATTCCCGTGGTTCATATTCAGGCTTAAATACGGAATTCTCTCTTTACCCTCCAATTATAAGAGATATTGGAGTTGGCTTTGTAAGCTGCTCCAAGGAACTAAATGAATGTCAGagcataaaatattttaagagtGAAGAGAGGAGATTTGTTTACACACAGCTCAATTCCTACTTCTATCTAGTGTGTATCTAGATCTTAACATCCAGTTTCCCAGTACCTGAGAGGGAGTTAACTGTAATTTGGTTCCAGAAGTTGAGATTTGAGCTTTATATTCATTCCAGGACCAAGATACTTTTAACCTCTTGGACTTCTACCTATTTTGTGTCTACCTAGAAGTAGCAATGTAAGATTCTCTTCATCACCCTCCCACCCTGGTACAAAAAGTTATGGATTAATTGCAGCAGTTCATAACAACTTGGAGATACATGAACACTCCTATATTTTCTGTGACTGTCCTTTAGCAGCTTTTTACCCAGTAGCATGCTCAAAATGATCTGAAAGTGGCATGTGCAAAAAATAGATCCTGAATATTTGTCTCCATTAGAACAGAAAGAAGTGACAAATGTTTAGAGAGACACAGCTGCCAAAAAGGTGTCAGGGCTCATGACAGTTTAAAATTACATTGTTTTCCATCCCATATTCCTTAGTTTCTAGTCCGAAGAGATTGAGAACCCTAAAGCACCCCTCAACTCCTCTTCTTTCAGCAAGTTAAAATCAACCAGAGCACTTCAGGTGCTCGTGTGGATTAATTTTCAAGGAGAAATATCACTTTTTTAATATACCTAATGATTATAAAAGGAATGTTTTAGGGTTCTAATGTTGTtgtaagactatgtctacactacggaccttacagcagcatagctgtgctgctgtgaggTCTACCATGTAGCCACTCTGTGCTTgcagaagagagctctcctgctggcataattaaaccaccctcaGTGAGCGTTGTTGTCGGCAGGAGAGGCCTAGCGccgtccacaccagcacttttgccAGTGAAACTTACGTTGGTCCTGAGGGCAGGTTTCCCatcctgaccaacaaaagttttactgataaAAGtggtggtgtagacacagcctaaataACCTAAAGAGCCCAGCTTTCTGCCAGTGAAGTTGCTGGGCTGGAAGTTGGTGAAGAAAATCGCTAGTTTCAGGATTTGACTTCCTTGTAGCTGAAGCTTGTAAGATTGCTTAAATAACAGGAGTAGGAGgaatatttttctgctttttcctcctcttttcttcTCGTTTACATTCCACTACCTCTTCTAGTCTAATGGCTGATGAAACCTCTTTTTAGCTCCCTGCTAGGTGGTTGTGGAATTTGTGACATCTCATCTAAGAAGTCCAGCAAGTCTGTTGGTGTCAAAGCCATACACTCATGTCAACCTCTGATTTCCATTTAACTCCTATTTGAATTCAGATTTCCTGAAAGGAAAATGTAGTTAAATTATCATATGTATCCCTTTTAAAGCATTATTTTGTCTTGCCTCTAAATTTTGATTTATAGAGATGGTAAACAGTAAACTAAAACATGTAATTTATGTATAACTAAAAGTACCTCCTCTTTACTTTTAAGGTCACTGTGATACGAAATCTGAACTCGCGCAACGTTTTAGAAACAAAACCGGAAGCAAAATATATCTCTGTCATAACCTCATCATCACCCAAGCCAATGTTTTCAGTGAGTGACGAGGTAAACTTGATAGACCAAGTAGACCAAGTTAAAGAAATAGGGACCTCTAATCCTGAAGACTGCAGTGAAGAAACAGACACTGTCAGCTCCCAGGAGATATCAAACAAAACAGAAGAGATGTCTATCCATGAAAGCATTGCTGAAATGACCCCTGATGATGAAGAAAGCCCCAGAGTGAAAGAGAATTATTTTCATTCTAATAGTAGCCAAACGGAGTTAAATTGTATTTCTTCAAACCCAGAGCCTTCCAACACAGAGGTGCAAGAGTCCCTTATCCTAAAGAGCTGCAACAAGATTTCTGGTTATGACAAACCTCATGTACCAATGGATCTCCTCATAGATGTCGGTGAAGAGGAGTCTGTGATTGCATATAGGCATACTGATGAAGTGCATGAGTCATGAAGAGAATCATTGAAGACTACAAGGAGTCCCTTTTTGTGTGCACAACATAGACATTTAGAAGTTTATGAACATCTTAGTCCTAATGGGCTTATCAGTGTAACTTCTTAGAGCAGACTCTTAAAATTGAAGGGAACTCAGATGGAAACTGCAACTAGTGTTGTCTCTGACAGTGCAGAAAAGGGGCAAGTGACTGCAACATATTGGTTCTGCTGTGAAGGTGTATGTCTCGCATTAAGCCACTAGGTGGTTTGCCTTTGACATTTTCCTTTAGGCTATTAAAGAACTATCTTTATACAAAAAGAAAGATTCTGCAGTATCTTCTAAATAAAGTCAACTGAAGAATCATCTATACACCATATCTGTTTGGGAATTCCCGATTCCATGGCCAGGAACAGATTATATTGGAACCTGTTCTGGAGTTAGAAGTGCTGCATGGTGGGTCATAAATCTGTACATCTGCACTAATTGCAAGACAGTGTGCCAACCCTTCAGAATGCCCACATTGTACATTTACACTTATTGACACAGCTATCTCTTGTGCTTGTAGCTTTATCCATGTTTTGTATACAGAAGTCATATTGTGCAGTCACATCTTATGCTCTGAGAACCTGTATGTTAGCATGCTACCTGACCCTAATTTCAAAAGACTATTGTACTCTTAGCTGCACTGTTTCTAAAGAAGCAAGACTATTAAGCAGCAGTTATTAAAAATGTTTAGCATTTTTCCTCTAAAGCATTTTTATCCTAATTCTTTAAGATATATGTGGATTGCTAATAATTCCATTGCACTTTATGGAAATAATAACTGTTTTACTAGCAAACTGAAAATGACCATTTAATAGCATTTTTTCATCTTCTTGAGACAACAGAATATATTTTGGTAATTTGGTGTAGTTAATTAGATCCCCTGATGGAACTCTGAAGCATGAAGCTATCAAACTGAAGATAAAAGGTTTGGATTTTATATCTCAATTCTTCATTACTGTTTAAAGGCCTGTAGACACGATGTGGAGACAGGATTTTATTGTGTTgccaaaagtgttttaaaatggatcCAAATGAAGCTAGGAAACAATACAGGAAAAAGACAGGAAATGTATAATTTTTCAGGTACATAGTAACATTCATCTTTATTTAATGGGTGCATTGTGTAGAGGTATTTCATGTGTTTGAAAATGCTTAATTCTTGCCAAATAGTTGCACTTTGGAGCAAACTGAATGTTTTAATGGGGAACCATTAATGAACTTCTCCAAAGAACAATAAATGTAAAGACAAATCTTTCACTGACATGAACGCTCACAACAAGGAAATCCGCTGTTAATTTCCACAGCAATCACTGGAttaacaccccctgcccccactcaatcTCCTCAAGGGAAAAAGGGTATTTATCTGGTTTCAAGTACCATAGCATCTGTATCttgctcttttttccccttctcagcCTACAGGACAAACAGTTGATTAGTTCACTTATGTGTTTGTGTAAAATCTGAGGAAAAGCCAAGCCAGATGTGAATTTTGCAATTAGGACTAATCCAGAGACTAGCTAAATCAATAAAAAGATTTCTATTTGCATGCTTGGCTTTTGGATCTGGCTCTTAATTCTACATGAAATGAGACTTCTGGTGACTTTCAGCTCTTGCAAGTGTGAATTCCATATTCTAGGTCTAAGCCCAAGAAAGTTCTGTTCAGTGCATCCCTCAAGTTCCAATAGAAGATAGGTGACCTGGTTGTAGAGGGAGAGGCATTCTCAAGTTTTTTGTGCTACTGATATTGATGGCTTTGATTATCAGGACAGAAATTTTGAATTGGACTGTCTTCAGTAGGAAGCCAGTGAATGGAGTGGAACACAGTGAAGCATGATGTACTCATGGCAGTCTGTGTTGCTAAGCATTTGGACTGCTGCATGTTGTACCAAGTGACATTTGGGGGTGGTTATACCTAAAATATGAATTGTAATCCTCAAGCCTGGATTTCATAAATGTTTAGATCTCTTAGTGAGACTGACAGGTCGGGGAGCAATCTCCTGGCCAATTTTAGATAGAAATGGGCAGGAGCTGACGATAGAGTGCTTAGATTGTCTTTTAGTTTGCTTAGAAAAAGTTGGCCACTAAGGATTAGTTTGCCAAATCATTAGTGTCAAGCAGTGGTTTCTCTGGAATCGGTCAGACTATGGTTAGCAgatttccctttccctttagctggtgtcCCAAGAATTTGCTACTCCTTTTACTATGTAGGTAAGGCAGGAATCAGTCATAGGTGGTTCTGATTGGTGCCTATCTCTAAAAAAAACTCTTCTGTCAGGGGTGGGAAACCTTTTTTCTGTCAGGGCCattgacccacagaaaaaaaatcagtcatgggccacacacagccctgtGGTGGGGCACATAGCCTTGGGGCTTCCctgaggctctggggtggggccagaaatgagaggtgcaggagggagctctgggctggagcaggaggttgggatgtgggatgaggtcagggctctgactgggatgtgggttctggggtggagctggggataaagggtttggggtgcaggagggggtctgggctggggaaggaggtgggggtaTGGGGTCTGAGAGGGAATTAGGATGTGGGAGGAGGTtttgacctggggcaggggctaaGACCAGAAGTGCAGCAAGGCTAAGGCCGgcttcctgcctatcctggctccatgctgctcaTGGAAGCTGCCAGCATGTCTGGCCCCTAAGCAGAGGTTGCgtggttctcagccaatgggagctgtggagccggcactggggttggggagcctcACATGTagcttccctgattgcccctGTGCCTAGGCCCACAGCAACATGCTAGCTGCTTTTAGTGGCCTGGGAACCCTAGATTCCAGCCCACAGTGCAGAGATTTGCCACGGGCTGGATGAAATTAAGCAGTGGGCCAGATCCGGGCCGtaggttccccacccctgctttatgtgaatgggccaaattcttgaAAAGGGAGTTTTGAGGTTATAGTTTCAGTTGTCCATGTGAATGAAATTCTGATTCTCTTTGAAATAAGATAATCCCTTGGCAGCAAGACTTGCTGCCTTCTGGGGTTGTGTGGAAGTAATGTGGGTTTACaaacagtatgtctacacttcagttaaaaaaaacttgTGGCACtaagtctcagagctcaggtcagCAGACTcaagctcatggggctcaggctgcagtgctaaaaattgcagtgtaagacgttctggctcaggctggaacctgggctctgagaatTGGTGCTGCAAGTTTTTGAtcgcagtgtagccataccttagTAAACCTCAACATTACACTGCAGTTGTGTAGCCCAggtagcccaagtcagctgacccgggtCAGCTGTGGCTGGGCTGCAGATCTCTTACTGAAATgtgacataccctaagtgacttaCGTTCTGAAAAGCTCTCTTGGCTTGGACTCTGTCACCTCTTTGCCAGAGAAATGATATTTCATTGCCTCTTTGGCAGTTGTGGCAGAGACTATGAACTATTAGAAACTGTCTAAGACTGCATTTTCCTCCCCCCCTTTTGGGCTGCACTCAGTATGAAAAATTTTAGTCTGGACAGTAAACGTTGAGTTTTAACTAAAAGTAAAATTTAGTTGATATTCTATTTCTAACTGTAGTATTGTTGTTACAGTTCTGTAGTACCATCAACTGCCATGTACTTTGGAAACATTCAGTTACATTTAGAATCTCATTGGtgaaatttttttaacatttaaatttaTGCCTTAAAATTTTTTCTTGTAAGAAAGCAGTTTGGTTAGGTATCTATAGGTTCTTCTGTGCCACCCTTCACTATGGTATCAATAATAGTCTTAAAGTTTTAAAATCTAGCCTTAAAATCTTCATATTGGTGTTTCCCCTTTACCATCAGCAGAGTAAGAACACTTCTATATTTGAGTGTCTAGTCTATATTTTAGTCTAGCCTCTTGTAGGCTGCAACACTTAGGGCTCATTTCAGTTAAGTTTAGTGTGTGAGTGCTGGGTAGTGGTGTTGGCTTGTGATATAcacaaggtcagactagatctagggatcccttctgtccttaaactcTGACTCTAATATAAATACCTTCTACAGGCTTGCAAGATATTAGCTTCTGTGTGCCATTTGGATTGAAGTTTCCACGTTCAGTTTTGCTTCAGGAAATTCTTACTCTCTCTATAAGGTATTTAATGGCTGCTTCATATTCCTCTCACTCTGACCCCAAAGGTATCTTAGAAATAAGAGTCCAAAGATTGTTCATTCTTTATAAGAAATACCATGCCAATTGCATTCTAAACCATTGTTTTAATGGCTGTACTTTAACTTTCTCCTAAACTACTTAGCACTTTCCTTTTGCATGGGCCTGGCTTCTTATCAATTGGATGGATAAGAAACCTGTTTTTAAATGTTAAGCTTGTTACAAAACAAAGTCTTTGTCTCAAATGAAATGAATATGGGTCGCATAGCCATTTCTGTTCATAGCAGTCAGGCCCTGCAAATACTATGCTTGGGGGGAATTGTGCcccactgtgcatgcacagaaacATGTATCCTCATAGattctctttgcttccccacaggaatcatttttctgtggggaagcaaagagaagcttCACCAGTGCTCACTCACCTCACACCTGACTGCTCCCAGTGCCTGCCAGGGAGGTGTAAGTcactgtgggggggtggggatctggggaTGCCCTGGCTGCCCAGGGACATTTTGTCCCAGTTGAGGGGAGTGGGCGGAAGGAGGAGCAGTAGGATGGAGACTAAGTTCTCCCTCCCCTGTCCAGAGCTGGGTCAGATCAACCactccctttccgcagtactccttcctaggcagtcatttcccattttgtatgtgtgcaaccaactgttccttcctaagtggaatactttgtatttgtccttattgaatttcatcctttttacttcagaccatttctccagtttgtccagatcgttttgaattttaatcctatcctccaaagcacttgcaactcctcccagcttggta includes:
- the LOC127050073 gene encoding interferon gamma receptor 1-like, which produces MTSEVTYMPLPTNVVIESLNFKTVLRWDYMRMPEPPHFIVEIQPYELGKYKPVSTCMNTTKHYCDLSKEIEDPIQSHWARVKAFIGLEESEYVETKEFVLRRDGKIGPPTLNVSIERDQIRVEIHPPRAVRKYKDFTYKVFLWSSEELIEEHEAGPCKKHLCSIDIPFFSTGSTYCVSARGRSSIVSDRGFSQSNKSCIRVPLKQPLDLKNIIIGVAVFIGLGLILAMYCLCKQLKKRKIELPKSLVTVIRNLNSRNVLETKPEAKYISVITSSSPKPMFSVSDEVNLIDQVDQVKEIGTSNPEDCSEETDTVSSQEISNKTEEMSIHESIAEMTPDDEESPRVKENYFHSNSSQTELNCISSNPEPSNTEVQESLILKSCNKISGYDKPHVPMDLLIDVGEEESVIAYRHTDEVHES
- the LOC127049202 gene encoding interferon gamma receptor 1-like is translated as MRPVPAAAALLCLLSALLPRSAASSGELPETVPLPTNVVIESLNFKTVLRWDYMRMPEPPHFIVEIQPYELGKYKPVSTCMNTTKHYCDLSKEIEDPIQSHWARVKAFIGLEESEYVETKEFVLRRDGKIGPPTLNVSIERDQIRVEIHPPRAVRKYKDFTYKVFLWSSEELIEEHEAGPCKKHLCSIDIPFFSTGSTYCVSARGRSSIVSDRGFSQSNKSCIRVPLKQPLDLKNIIIGVAVFIGLGLILAMYCLCKQLKKRKIELPKSLVTVIRNLNSRNVLETKPEAKYISVITSSSPKPMFSVSDEVNLIDQVDQVKEIGTSNPEDCSEETDTVSSQEISNKTEEMSIHESIAEMTPDDEESPRVKENYFHSNSSQTELNCISSNPEPSNTEVQESLILKSCNKISGYDKPHVPMDLLIDVGEEESVIAYRHTDEVHES